A part of Ammospiza caudacuta isolate bAmmCau1 chromosome 7, bAmmCau1.pri, whole genome shotgun sequence genomic DNA contains:
- the SHISAL2A gene encoding protein shisa-like-2A, whose product MSAECSSYLNADKVLVSGFSCPRAGGDARAVFCCGFQDIKYCCDDPHSFFPYEHSYMWWLSVGALVGLSIAAVVLFAFIITVCVLCYLFISTKPRSKLDTGLSLQTADSEARGSSIC is encoded by the exons ATGAGCGCCGAGTGCAGCAGTTACCTCAACGCCGACAAGGTGCTGGTGAGCGGGTTCAGCTGCCCGCGGGCGGGCGGCGACGCCCGCGCCGTGTTCTGCTGCGGCTTCCAGGACATCAAGTACTGCTGCGATGACCCCCACAGCTTCTTCCCCTACGAGCACAGCTACATGTGGTGGCTCAG TGTTGGAGCACTCGTGGGCCTGTCAATAGCAGCAGTGGTCCTGTTTGCTTTTATCATCACTGTGTGTGTTCTCTGTTACCTGTTTATCAGCACCAAGCCACGCAGCAAACTCGATACTGGTTTGAGCTTACAGACAGCAG ACAGTGAGGCCAGAGGGAGTTCAATATGTTAA